A genome region from Thalassotalea euphylliae includes the following:
- the rraB gene encoding ribonuclease E inhibitor RraB, translating to MTNEELSHWTEYTESLVNELLEDGSNDEVYHTIEHHFSSADFNLLEKAAIAAFKMGLEVEEPEEAELETGEKVFAFDIITEQYLDSELILDETQKMVQLAQQCNVDYDGWGTYFEE from the coding sequence ATGACAAATGAAGAGCTAAGCCATTGGACCGAGTACACAGAGTCTTTGGTGAATGAACTACTCGAAGATGGTAGTAACGATGAGGTATATCACACCATAGAGCATCATTTCTCGTCTGCTGACTTTAATCTATTGGAAAAAGCAGCTATTGCCGCGTTTAAGATGGGGCTAGAAGTAGAAGAGCCAGAAGAAGCAGAATTAGAAACAGGTGAAAAAGTATTTGCCTTTGACATAATTACCGAGCAATACTTAGACAGTGAACTAATTTTAGACGAAACCCAAAAGATGGTGCAATTAGCTCAGCAGTGTAATGTTGACTATGACGGCTGGGGCACCTATTTTGAAGAATAG
- a CDS encoding efflux RND transporter periplasmic adaptor subunit translates to MNNANSASTWLKLNIWQKLAIAITVSVSVTSCSEQAVGQTDDTPYLHAASIEQINQQTSYTITREYIGEIAAKQQTRLSFEFGGRVTEVIKDSGDAIKAGELLASLDVELLNIRAYELKAQIAQVEAQLTLNQANLARVKSLISKQYASEQNIDELEAQYGVLTANKDALVASYDALSYQIAKAELRAPYDGIVNERIVSQGELVSPGSPAFTVFKQSQQEITIGVPAKVAASLTLGEQLPVTIAQQQNTATIKAIGQQINPTTRTVNIRLVLDQAQQNVSGLITRVAIKQEIAQAGYWLPLTAITDGVRGQWNIYAAVEQNSHFVIKPYTVNVVHTTDSMAYITGLDETKIAIIEEGLHRFVPGQVVRAAGAEQ, encoded by the coding sequence ATGAATAACGCTAATTCAGCTAGCACTTGGTTGAAACTAAACATTTGGCAGAAATTAGCCATTGCAATAACAGTGAGCGTTAGTGTTACCTCTTGCTCAGAGCAGGCTGTTGGCCAGACAGACGATACCCCTTACCTTCACGCCGCAAGCATCGAGCAAATCAACCAACAAACTAGCTATACCATTACCCGCGAGTACATCGGCGAAATTGCCGCTAAGCAACAAACCAGGCTAAGTTTTGAGTTTGGCGGTCGCGTTACTGAAGTGATTAAAGACAGTGGTGATGCCATTAAAGCCGGCGAATTACTTGCCAGTCTCGATGTTGAACTGCTTAATATTCGCGCCTACGAGCTCAAAGCACAAATCGCGCAAGTTGAGGCGCAACTCACCTTGAACCAAGCAAACTTGGCAAGAGTTAAATCCCTAATCAGTAAACAATATGCGTCCGAGCAAAACATAGACGAGCTAGAAGCGCAGTATGGCGTGCTAACGGCAAATAAGGATGCCTTAGTAGCCTCTTACGATGCCTTGAGTTACCAAATCGCAAAAGCCGAGTTACGCGCCCCTTATGATGGCATTGTCAACGAACGTATTGTTTCTCAAGGTGAATTAGTCAGTCCAGGCTCGCCAGCTTTTACCGTATTCAAACAAAGCCAGCAAGAGATCACCATCGGCGTACCCGCCAAAGTTGCTGCCAGTTTAACGCTTGGTGAACAGTTACCTGTCACCATCGCCCAACAACAAAATACCGCCACAATTAAAGCCATAGGGCAACAAATCAATCCAACCACTCGAACTGTTAATATCCGTTTAGTGCTTGACCAAGCCCAGCAAAACGTCAGCGGTTTAATTACCCGTGTTGCCATCAAGCAAGAAATTGCTCAAGCAGGTTATTGGCTGCCACTTACTGCCATTACCGATGGGGTTAGAGGTCAATGGAATATCTATGCGGCAGTTGAGCAAAACAGCCACTTTGTCATCAAGCCATATACAGTCAATGTTGTGCATACAACAGATTCGATGGCTTACATCACTGGCCTAGATGAAACTAAGATAGCCATTATCGAGGAAGGCCTTCATCGCTTTGTACCGGGCCAAGTAGTTAGAGCTGCTGGAGCTGAGCAATGA
- a CDS encoding TetR/AcrR family transcriptional regulator — MTKPRSRNRTKQQQILNAATELFTEQGYHATSMALIAQHANVSKQTVYSHFGSKEELFAAAIEQKCDTSGLLDINHIDLSDPKAALLAVAKRFFLMVTSKEALAVHKICAYESKKYPQLSELFYQAGPERLTADVAKLLAELNARQLISIKAPHTAAVQFLLLMKGEAWGRVEFNTPKQLSNAEIDEYLSDSVDFFLRGYSSE; from the coding sequence ATGACTAAACCTCGCAGTCGAAACCGAACTAAGCAGCAACAAATTCTTAATGCTGCCACTGAGCTATTCACTGAGCAGGGCTATCATGCCACGAGTATGGCGCTCATCGCGCAACATGCAAATGTGTCTAAACAAACAGTCTATAGCCATTTTGGCTCAAAAGAGGAATTGTTTGCTGCTGCCATTGAACAAAAGTGTGATACCTCAGGCTTGCTAGACATTAACCACATCGACTTGTCAGATCCCAAAGCCGCTTTACTTGCCGTTGCAAAGCGATTTTTTCTTATGGTTACGTCAAAAGAGGCACTTGCCGTTCACAAAATTTGTGCTTATGAATCAAAAAAGTACCCACAATTATCAGAACTCTTCTACCAGGCTGGCCCAGAGCGCTTAACGGCAGATGTCGCAAAACTGTTAGCAGAGCTCAATGCGCGTCAGTTGATCAGTATTAAAGCACCTCACACAGCGGCGGTGCAGTTCTTACTGCTGATGAAAGGTGAAGCTTGGGGGCGCGTTGAATTTAATACGCCTAAGCAGCTTTCTAACGCAGAAATTGATGAATATTTATCTGACAGTGTAGATTTCTTTTTACGTGGCTATAGCTCAGAATAA
- a CDS encoding efflux RND transporter permease subunit: protein MIRSFVRNGRVMSLVIALLIVSGLGALSTLPRTEDPHIENRNASVLTQMPGASAERIEVLITEKIEQKLRKIPEIDLITSTSRPSLSVVQIKLKDEIVNTRPIWSRIRDLIAEVEPELPKGSLSPTLEDDRGYAYTQLIALNWQQQGEPDIASLGRYANDLQNRLRLIPGTDIVTIFGQGEEEILVEVDDNKSAQLKLSSAQISQKILMADAKVAAGQLVNTNNQMQVELTGALETVERIRNIPLKTNEHGGLITLGDIAEVDKTLTWPAREITLVNNQASLVVATRMLPDLRIDKWTKEVEAALAEYKAKLPSSIELEVLFDQNTYTETRLGELVSNIALGFVLISLVLLVTLGWRSAAIVATSLPLTVFFTLAVMNIYGLPIHQMSVTGLVVALGIMVDNAIVMTDTIQFKRQQGMRRLDSVAYAVKHLWLPLLGSTVTTILAFMPVVLMPGPAGEFVGGIALSVIFSLIGSYIISHTIVAGLAGRFVAKKTGDKHVWYNSGIKLTHLSKAFEKSVNLALNYRRTAVITVFCLPLFGFIAAQHLTEQFFPPSDRDMFQIELFMPAQSSIDNTRAKAEQVSQYLYQLDGIDKVRWFIGKNAPSFYYNMIPNKDGLQNYAQGMITAVDFKAANRLIPVIQRELDDMFPGAQILLRKLEQGPPFNAPVELRIFGPNLDTLKTIGDEVRRIMMATEDVVHTRATLQPGTPKVWVQTDEYAAALTGLNLVDIAQQMSQSLSGLVNGSVIEATESIPVRVRISNDARNELVDVANVNLLAANGTAMVPLTALSELKIKPSRGAIPHRDGMRVNVIEGYLRAGILPSVVLNRVQQNMADANFNIPSGYRIEVGGESAERDTAVGKLLASIGVILTLLVTVVVLSFNSFRISAIIFLTAFQSIGLGLLSVYLFNHPFGFTVIIGLLGLMGLAINAAIVIIAELKADPLAVQGDKQAIVKGVQNCTRHITSTTITTVGGFLPLILAGGGFWPPFAIAIAGGTVLTTLLSFYFVPAAFSLFSCKTPFELTEQGAHGSAKV from the coding sequence ATGATCCGTTCATTTGTTCGCAATGGCCGCGTAATGTCCTTGGTTATTGCCTTATTGATTGTTTCGGGCCTTGGCGCACTTTCCACGTTACCGAGAACCGAAGACCCGCATATTGAAAACCGTAACGCCAGCGTGTTGACCCAAATGCCTGGCGCAAGTGCCGAGCGGATTGAGGTGCTGATTACTGAAAAAATCGAACAAAAACTGAGGAAAATACCTGAAATTGACCTCATTACCTCAACATCTAGGCCAAGCCTTTCCGTTGTTCAAATCAAACTTAAAGATGAGATTGTCAATACCCGCCCAATATGGTCTCGAATTCGCGATTTAATTGCGGAAGTTGAACCTGAATTACCTAAAGGCTCGCTCTCGCCAACGTTAGAAGACGATCGAGGGTACGCCTATACCCAGCTCATCGCGTTAAACTGGCAACAACAAGGCGAGCCTGACATTGCCAGCCTAGGCCGCTACGCTAATGATTTACAAAACCGCTTAAGGCTTATCCCTGGCACCGATATCGTCACAATATTCGGACAGGGGGAGGAAGAAATCCTAGTTGAAGTTGATGACAATAAAAGTGCTCAACTTAAACTAAGCTCTGCGCAAATTTCTCAAAAAATACTGATGGCAGATGCCAAAGTCGCAGCAGGTCAACTGGTTAACACTAACAATCAAATGCAAGTAGAGCTAACGGGAGCACTGGAAACTGTTGAGCGAATACGCAATATTCCCTTAAAAACGAATGAGCACGGCGGCTTAATCACCTTAGGAGATATTGCTGAAGTTGATAAAACGCTGACTTGGCCAGCTCGTGAAATTACATTAGTAAATAACCAAGCGTCGCTGGTTGTCGCCACACGAATGCTGCCTGACTTACGCATCGATAAGTGGACTAAAGAAGTAGAAGCAGCGCTTGCAGAATATAAAGCTAAGCTACCGTCCTCAATTGAGCTAGAAGTGCTCTTCGATCAAAACACCTACACGGAAACTCGCCTAGGCGAATTGGTCAGCAATATTGCGCTAGGCTTTGTGCTTATCTCCTTAGTATTGCTGGTTACCCTGGGTTGGCGCAGCGCAGCAATTGTTGCAACCTCATTGCCATTAACCGTATTTTTCACGCTCGCTGTCATGAATATATATGGTTTGCCGATCCATCAAATGTCGGTAACCGGCTTAGTTGTGGCATTAGGCATTATGGTTGATAACGCGATTGTAATGACGGATACGATCCAATTTAAACGCCAGCAAGGTATGCGACGCCTAGACAGTGTTGCTTACGCCGTTAAACACTTATGGCTGCCGTTATTAGGCTCAACCGTAACCACAATATTAGCCTTTATGCCTGTCGTACTCATGCCAGGGCCAGCTGGCGAGTTTGTCGGCGGTATTGCGCTAAGTGTGATCTTTTCACTGATAGGCTCTTATATTATTTCTCACACTATCGTTGCTGGCCTTGCCGGTCGTTTTGTCGCGAAGAAAACGGGCGATAAACACGTTTGGTACAACTCAGGTATAAAATTAACGCATCTTAGCAAAGCATTTGAAAAAAGTGTCAACCTTGCCCTCAACTATCGCCGGACAGCGGTTATTACCGTGTTTTGTTTACCGCTATTTGGCTTTATTGCGGCGCAACATTTAACAGAGCAATTTTTCCCGCCTTCGGATCGGGATATGTTTCAAATTGAGCTCTTTATGCCCGCACAAAGCAGTATCGATAACACTCGCGCTAAAGCAGAACAAGTCAGCCAATACCTATATCAACTTGATGGTATCGACAAAGTACGCTGGTTTATCGGCAAGAATGCACCGTCGTTTTACTACAACATGATCCCCAATAAAGACGGACTGCAAAACTATGCCCAAGGAATGATCACCGCTGTTGATTTTAAAGCCGCGAATAGACTGATTCCCGTTATTCAGCGAGAGCTTGACGACATGTTTCCCGGTGCACAAATTTTGCTGCGTAAACTTGAGCAAGGGCCACCGTTCAATGCCCCTGTTGAACTGCGTATTTTCGGACCAAACTTAGACACGCTCAAAACCATTGGCGATGAAGTACGCCGAATTATGATGGCAACAGAAGATGTTGTTCACACCCGCGCAACATTGCAACCAGGCACACCAAAGGTATGGGTGCAAACCGACGAGTATGCGGCAGCATTAACAGGTTTAAACTTGGTCGATATTGCCCAGCAAATGAGCCAATCGTTATCTGGCTTAGTCAATGGCTCAGTTATTGAGGCAACAGAATCTATTCCTGTGCGCGTACGCATTAGCAATGATGCACGTAACGAGTTAGTTGATGTTGCTAATGTTAATTTACTTGCGGCTAATGGTACTGCCATGGTCCCGCTAACAGCCCTGTCTGAGCTAAAAATTAAGCCTTCACGTGGCGCTATTCCACATCGTGACGGGATGCGTGTTAATGTCATCGAAGGCTATTTACGCGCAGGTATATTGCCCTCTGTGGTGCTAAATCGCGTTCAACAAAATATGGCCGATGCCAATTTTAATATTCCAAGTGGCTATCGTATTGAAGTTGGTGGAGAATCTGCAGAGCGCGATACGGCCGTTGGCAAACTACTCGCGAGTATTGGCGTTATCCTTACCTTGCTAGTGACTGTGGTAGTGCTGTCGTTCAACTCATTTAGAATCAGCGCTATTATTTTTCTCACAGCCTTCCAATCGATTGGCTTAGGCTTATTAAGTGTTTACCTATTTAATCACCCATTTGGCTTTACGGTAATTATTGGTTTATTGGGTTTGATGGGCCTCGCCATCAATGCAGCTATTGTTATTATTGCTGAGCTCAAAGCAGATCCACTTGCCGTTCAAGGAGATAAACAAGCCATTGTTAAAGGTGTGCAAAATTGTACTCGGCATATCACCTCGACAACCATTACGACGGTTGGTGGTTTCCTGCCGTTAATATTGGCAGGTGGGGGTTTTTGGCCGCCATTTGCTATCGCGATTGCCGGCGGTACTGTGCTAACGACCTTGTTGTCGTTCTATTTTGTGCCTGCTGCATTTTCATTGTTTAGCTGTAAAACGCCATTCGAGCTAACCGAGCAAGGTGCTCATGGCAGTGCTAAAGTGTAG
- a CDS encoding SapC family protein, which translates to MPAPVRPLNAVDHGKVKINPSRHFAHVEKEQIVPLIVHEFASTAAEMPIVFVKNSETGEFTPVAILGFEQGENLFYGQQWLASYAPAVIMHHPFALMPAQDNPEQMQLVISETDEVLNGTEGEALFTEAGEETQYLEQRKNALGKYFENTFITKGFVNFLVEKALIVEQTLNLEVNGQKRQLNGIHLIDEKKLNALPDEDFLEMKKRGYLSPIYAHLLSMQQFNNLAKLKNKTA; encoded by the coding sequence ATGCCTGCACCTGTTAGGCCGCTCAACGCTGTTGACCACGGTAAAGTAAAAATTAACCCATCACGTCATTTTGCTCACGTTGAAAAAGAGCAAATTGTGCCACTTATCGTTCACGAATTTGCTAGCACGGCTGCGGAAATGCCAATTGTATTCGTGAAAAACTCTGAAACAGGTGAGTTTACACCAGTGGCAATATTAGGCTTTGAACAAGGTGAAAACTTGTTTTATGGCCAACAATGGCTTGCGAGCTATGCACCAGCGGTAATCATGCACCATCCGTTTGCGTTGATGCCTGCACAAGATAACCCAGAGCAAATGCAATTGGTTATTTCAGAAACTGATGAAGTGCTTAATGGCACTGAAGGTGAAGCGTTGTTTACTGAGGCTGGTGAAGAAACCCAATATTTAGAGCAGCGTAAAAATGCATTAGGCAAGTACTTTGAAAATACTTTTATTACTAAAGGATTTGTTAATTTCCTAGTAGAGAAAGCGTTGATCGTTGAGCAAACGCTGAATCTAGAAGTAAACGGTCAAAAACGTCAGTTAAATGGAATTCACCTAATTGATGAGAAAAAGCTTAATGCCCTACCTGATGAAGACTTCTTAGAAATGAAAAAGCGCGGTTACCTATCACCGATTTACGCGCACCTATTGTCAATGCAGCAGTTTAATAACTTAGCGAAATTGAAAAACAAAACAGCGTAA
- a CDS encoding 1-acylglycerol-3-phosphate O-acyltransferase, with translation MLAVVRIIILAITLMAISIYACIFSLLRPFHRNNVCHAAQLLGKLSKVIGLDVEVRLPYDVSKHEPVVYVCNHQNTYDIYTLSGAVQPNTVSIGKKSLKWIPFFGQMYWLTGNILIDRKNTGKAINTIASSADKMKEKGLSVWLFPEGTRSYGRGLLPFKTGAFRTALQADAPIVPICASNTHGVVKLNRWNNGKMIIEFMPPVHFTEEDKTNIRAMADRVRTSMLERIQALSLEAGTELPSNNVKSKGK, from the coding sequence TTGTTAGCAGTAGTACGAATTATTATCTTAGCAATCACGTTAATGGCGATTTCTATTTATGCCTGCATATTTAGTTTGTTACGACCATTTCACCGTAATAATGTTTGTCATGCGGCACAACTCCTTGGCAAGTTGTCAAAAGTTATCGGCTTAGATGTCGAAGTAAGGCTACCTTATGATGTCAGCAAGCATGAGCCCGTTGTCTATGTCTGTAATCACCAAAATACTTACGACATTTATACATTAAGCGGTGCGGTTCAGCCTAATACTGTGAGTATTGGTAAAAAAAGCCTGAAATGGATACCGTTTTTTGGTCAGATGTACTGGCTAACTGGCAATATCCTAATCGACCGTAAAAATACGGGCAAAGCAATCAATACCATTGCTTCAAGTGCCGATAAAATGAAAGAGAAGGGCTTGTCTGTATGGCTGTTTCCCGAAGGTACACGTAGCTACGGGCGCGGTTTATTGCCGTTTAAAACAGGCGCTTTTCGCACCGCATTACAAGCTGATGCGCCAATCGTGCCAATCTGCGCTAGTAATACCCACGGTGTGGTAAAGCTTAACCGTTGGAATAATGGCAAAATGATTATTGAATTTATGCCACCTGTGCACTTCACAGAAGAAGATAAAACAAATATTCGCGCTATGGCTGATCGCGTAAGAACGTCTATGCTGGAAAGAATCCAAGCATTAAGTTTAGAAGCGGGCACAGAATTACCGTCGAACAACGTAAAGAGTAAAGGTAAATAA
- the ccmE gene encoding cytochrome c maturation protein CcmE, whose product MNPRRKKRLTIVVAVLSGLGVVAGLILYALSQNIDLFYKPSEIHYGKEDTGLKAQIGQRLRVGGLVVPETVNRDPDSLKVTFRLADMKMPISFDANDPMITVKYDGILPDLFREGQGIVANGVLTDGFIIQASEVLAKHDENYMPKELADAAGTMHQKPSYSGKQLENSN is encoded by the coding sequence ATGAATCCTAGAAGGAAAAAACGATTAACCATCGTTGTCGCCGTTTTATCAGGATTAGGTGTCGTCGCAGGGCTAATTCTGTACGCGCTTAGCCAAAATATCGATTTATTTTATAAACCTTCTGAAATCCATTATGGCAAAGAAGATACAGGCTTAAAAGCACAAATCGGTCAGCGACTTCGTGTGGGTGGCTTAGTCGTACCAGAAACAGTTAATCGTGATCCTGACAGCTTAAAAGTCACCTTTAGACTCGCTGATATGAAAATGCCGATTAGCTTTGATGCGAATGACCCTATGATCACCGTTAAGTACGATGGTATCTTGCCTGACTTGTTCCGTGAGGGACAAGGTATTGTTGCCAACGGCGTACTAACCGATGGTTTTATTATTCAGGCCTCTGAGGTTTTAGCAAAGCATGACGAGAACTACATGCCAAAAGAGCTGGCTGACGCAGCTGGCACTATGCACCAAAAGCCTAGCTATAGTGGCAAGCAGTTAGAGAATTCGAATTAA
- the ccmD gene encoding heme exporter protein CcmD, with translation MQFDSFSAFLDMGGYGFFVWLSYGASIVLFLLLIVSSLKASKAIKGQIASQIKREQKLKLAAEQQAAQQAKS, from the coding sequence ATGCAATTTGACAGTTTTTCTGCCTTTCTCGATATGGGTGGCTATGGCTTTTTTGTTTGGTTAAGCTATGGCGCATCAATCGTGCTATTTTTGCTGTTAATTGTTAGCAGTCTCAAAGCGAGCAAAGCAATTAAAGGGCAAATTGCTAGCCAAATTAAACGTGAACAAAAATTAAAACTTGCCGCTGAGCAACAAGCAGCCCAACAGGCAAAAAGCTAA
- a CDS encoding heme ABC transporter permease, with amino-acid sequence MWKWLHPYANPEVSYHFTEKIKPWFGLASIVLLSTGLVWALLFAPADYQQGDSFRIFYVHVPSAILSMSLYVAMAIAALSSLVWQVKLADASAAALAPIGAVFTAIALLTGAAWGKPMWGTWWVWDARLTSELILLFLYLGVIALHNAFDDKQMAGKAAGILSLVGVINIPIIKYSVEWWNTLHQGATVSKLGMPAMAPEMYWPFLLCFFGFGCLAGYIACIRFQTEVLSRNKMRPWVRTLVTGDDNAPHLATNKQANAGGN; translated from the coding sequence ATGTGGAAATGGTTACACCCATACGCTAACCCTGAAGTGTCATACCACTTCACTGAAAAAATTAAACCTTGGTTTGGTTTAGCTAGCATTGTACTGCTGAGTACTGGTCTAGTTTGGGCACTATTGTTTGCACCGGCAGACTACCAACAAGGTGATAGCTTTCGTATTTTCTACGTGCATGTACCCAGTGCAATCCTCTCAATGAGCTTGTACGTTGCTATGGCCATTGCGGCACTTTCTAGCTTAGTTTGGCAGGTAAAACTGGCCGACGCCTCTGCGGCGGCACTGGCACCTATTGGCGCAGTGTTTACTGCAATCGCATTGTTAACCGGTGCCGCATGGGGTAAGCCTATGTGGGGCACTTGGTGGGTATGGGATGCGCGCCTAACATCAGAGCTTATTTTATTATTTTTGTACTTGGGCGTTATCGCATTGCACAACGCTTTCGATGACAAGCAAATGGCGGGTAAAGCCGCAGGTATACTGTCACTGGTAGGTGTGATTAATATTCCAATCATCAAGTATTCGGTTGAATGGTGGAACACCCTACACCAAGGTGCAACAGTTTCTAAACTCGGTATGCCAGCCATGGCACCTGAAATGTACTGGCCATTTTTGCTGTGCTTCTTTGGGTTTGGCTGTTTAGCTGGCTACATCGCCTGTATTCGCTTTCAAACCGAAGTACTGTCACGCAATAAAATGCGCCCTTGGGTACGCACGCTCGTGACAGGTGATGACAATGCACCTCACCTTGCAACTAACAAGCAAGCAAACGCCGGAGGTAACTAA
- a CDS encoding alpha/beta hydrolase, whose protein sequence is MRNLLGLALLFTITACSHTATQPEQQAAANQKTKVCDLPYTKFQSTVTGYCQEAAAELPKTIPSETLSLEFRPVEQIPEVFWFNQKLAYTLNQQPNSAPLAFVIAGTGAAHDSPKMKTLQKTLFSQGYHVVSLSSPTYPNYIINATTRDDMVGDLAKDAKSLYAKMSAIYEQLQSSHNVNATSFSLTGYSLGGAHSAFISQLDEEAKAFNFEKVVLINPPVSLYNSVQILDSYLDLEYNRPAAVAMVDRIFDRLAEQYALQESSELSQESIYSLFAGANMSEEELKLLIGASFRMSSADMMFAIDATYNIGALIYKNHNISKFESITHSMHRADDITFTRYFDRHMLPWTQKLEPNVTRDDMIERLSLVAIEDYLKSAEKVTVVTNQDDIILAEGEVDYLQEVFGSRAQIFERGGHCGNMDRHSFVEYMRGQFVGASTL, encoded by the coding sequence GTGCGGAATTTACTAGGGCTAGCCTTGTTGTTTACAATAACAGCTTGCAGCCATACTGCCACGCAGCCTGAACAACAAGCGGCAGCGAATCAAAAAACTAAGGTTTGTGACCTACCTTATACCAAGTTCCAATCAACGGTGACGGGGTACTGCCAAGAAGCCGCAGCAGAACTGCCAAAAACGATTCCCAGTGAAACCTTATCACTTGAATTTCGTCCCGTTGAACAAATCCCTGAAGTCTTTTGGTTTAATCAAAAATTAGCCTACACGCTAAATCAGCAGCCTAACTCAGCACCTTTAGCATTTGTGATTGCTGGCACTGGCGCGGCTCATGACAGCCCAAAAATGAAGACACTGCAAAAAACACTGTTTAGTCAGGGTTACCATGTTGTTTCATTGTCGTCACCAACTTATCCAAACTACATCATTAATGCGACAACTCGTGACGATATGGTGGGCGATTTAGCCAAAGACGCTAAGTCGTTATATGCCAAAATGTCAGCAATTTATGAGCAACTGCAATCGAGTCACAACGTTAACGCGACGAGTTTTTCGTTAACGGGTTACAGTTTGGGCGGGGCACACTCTGCTTTTATTTCTCAGTTAGATGAAGAGGCTAAAGCCTTTAACTTTGAAAAGGTCGTACTCATTAACCCGCCAGTTAGTTTGTACAATTCGGTGCAAATATTAGATAGCTATTTGGACTTAGAGTACAACCGTCCTGCGGCGGTCGCCATGGTTGACCGCATCTTCGATCGCTTAGCAGAGCAATATGCATTGCAAGAGTCGTCTGAGCTTTCACAAGAAAGCATTTATTCGCTATTTGCTGGTGCCAATATGAGTGAAGAAGAGCTGAAGTTACTTATTGGCGCATCGTTTCGCATGTCGTCAGCAGATATGATGTTTGCGATTGATGCAACCTATAATATTGGTGCATTAATCTATAAAAATCATAATATCAGCAAATTTGAAAGTATCACTCATTCAATGCATCGTGCTGACGACATTACTTTTACCCGATACTTTGATCGCCATATGTTGCCTTGGACACAGAAGTTAGAGCCAAACGTTACTCGTGACGACATGATTGAGCGCTTGAGTTTAGTGGCAATTGAGGACTACTTAAAATCGGCGGAAAAAGTCACTGTAGTCACAAACCAAGACGATATCATTCTAGCCGAAGGTGAAGTGGACTATTTACAAGAGGTTTTTGGATCTCGCGCACAAATTTTTGAACGTGGTGGTCATTGCGGCAATATGGATCGTCACAGCTTTGTTGAATACATGCGTGGTCAATTTGTTGGAGCTAGCACCCTATGA
- a CDS encoding MlaA family lipoprotein: protein MKLKTLNFQHIALALITLLLSACSAKPQLAENTEPPRVKIADDIKQHSLFERYADPFEGFNRRMYYFNAKADEYVLLPIVSGYKTITPDPVEKGVSNFFSNLGELPTLANALLQLKFDVAATSFARFALNSTIGLVGLFDVASPIGLKEQNEDFGQTLGYWGVGSGPYLVLPLLGPSSMRDATGLAVDTLGYRELVKELDLTSEEELFLDALRSVNGRANVPFKYYQTGSAFEYERIKLLYMKFREIQIKR, encoded by the coding sequence ATGAAGCTTAAAACACTAAACTTTCAGCATATTGCGTTGGCACTCATCACCCTGTTGCTATCAGCTTGCTCAGCAAAGCCTCAACTGGCCGAAAATACTGAACCGCCGCGTGTAAAAATCGCTGACGACATCAAGCAACATTCGTTATTTGAGCGTTATGCCGATCCATTTGAAGGGTTTAACCGTCGTATGTATTACTTTAATGCCAAAGCGGATGAATACGTGCTGCTGCCTATTGTTTCTGGATACAAAACGATTACGCCAGATCCTGTTGAAAAAGGTGTCAGTAACTTTTTCAGTAATTTAGGCGAGTTACCAACGCTGGCTAACGCTCTGTTGCAATTGAAATTTGATGTGGCTGCTACATCTTTTGCTCGGTTTGCGCTCAATTCAACCATTGGGCTGGTTGGCTTATTTGATGTGGCTTCACCAATAGGCTTAAAAGAGCAAAATGAAGACTTTGGCCAAACCCTTGGTTACTGGGGCGTAGGCTCTGGACCATACTTGGTTTTACCTTTACTTGGGCCGTCGTCAATGAGGGATGCTACTGGGCTAGCTGTTGACACGCTTGGCTATCGAGAGCTAGTTAAAGAGTTAGATTTAACCAGTGAAGAGGAACTATTTTTGGATGCACTGCGCAGTGTTAACGGGCGTGCTAATGTACCATTCAAGTATTACCAAACAGGCTCTGCATTTGAATATGAGCGAATTAAGCTACTTTATATGAAATTTAGAGAGATACAAATAAAGCGTTAA